The proteins below come from a single Prolixibacter sp. NT017 genomic window:
- a CDS encoding 2-oxoglutarate dehydrogenase E1 component, with the protein MDKFSQVGNQEIGAIEDLYKAYLEDPENVDASWKAFFKGFEFARQSWAEAETPEDCKHLDKEFKILNLIHNYRQRGHLFTRTNPVRTRRTYSPTLDIENFGLSEADLDIVFQAGNEIGIGPASLRDIVAHLETTYCESIGVEYLFMRKPEVVKWLRERMEGTKNQQEFTDENRKHIFYHLKLAVGFENFIHKKFVGQKRFSLEGTETLIPAMDAIIERGAELGIEEFVIGMSHRGRLNVLANIVEKPYKNIFKEFYGTEFEEGIALGDVKYHLGYENEVTTDQGHKVKLNLLPNPSHLEAVAPLVEGVARAKLDHEYGKDFKKLAPIVIHGDAAIAGQGVVYETVQMSQLKGYKTGGTIHMVLNNQVGFTTNYLDARSSTYSTDVAKVTRSPVFHVNGDDVEALIFTIKLAMEFRQQFESDIFIDILSYRKYGHNEGDEPRFTQPTLYKAIASHPNPRDLYAEKLIQKGIMTKEEIKKEIDDFNQALEVKYEESQHIQKLRIERFLLDEYKNYRLPEPSESDHDTDTGYDIDQLKAVAEKMNTLPDDKSFFRKIIKLLNDRKKAASENRLDWAMGELLAYAALLLEGHPVRMGGQDSERGTFAHRHAALVMEATDEKYFPLKHIGENQAPFHIYNSPLNEYAAMGFEYGYALACPKGLTIWEAQFGDFSNVAQVIIDQYISSAGEKWGMMNGLVLMLPHGYEGQGPEHSSGRIERMLAQAAGNNMQVMVPTTPASLFHMLRRHVKWDFRIPMVIFTPKSLLRHPKVISSFEDLANGRFQPLIPDDTVKPGKASKLVFTSGKIYYELLERREELKKNDVAIIRIEQLYPFPAEAVRSIIYENKNAKGKLWVQDEPENMGAWPYIARKYPGLNLDVISRPESASPAGGLMEQHKRRLERILEAVFK; encoded by the coding sequence ATGGACAAATTCTCACAGGTTGGCAACCAAGAGATTGGGGCGATAGAGGACCTATACAAAGCGTACCTTGAAGATCCGGAGAATGTGGATGCAAGCTGGAAAGCATTTTTCAAAGGTTTCGAATTCGCCCGGCAATCTTGGGCAGAAGCCGAAACACCTGAGGATTGCAAACACCTGGACAAAGAGTTTAAGATTCTGAACCTTATTCACAATTACCGACAACGAGGACACCTGTTTACCCGAACCAACCCTGTACGGACACGCCGGACTTACTCACCAACATTAGATATTGAAAATTTTGGGTTAAGTGAAGCTGATCTGGACATTGTTTTCCAGGCGGGAAATGAAATTGGCATTGGGCCGGCATCGCTGCGTGATATTGTAGCGCATCTCGAAACAACGTACTGTGAATCAATCGGTGTGGAGTACCTTTTTATGCGAAAACCAGAAGTGGTTAAGTGGCTTCGCGAACGCATGGAAGGGACCAAAAATCAGCAGGAGTTTACCGACGAGAACCGGAAACACATTTTCTACCACCTAAAACTGGCAGTTGGTTTCGAGAACTTCATTCACAAAAAGTTTGTCGGTCAGAAGCGCTTCTCTCTCGAGGGAACCGAAACTCTGATTCCGGCCATGGACGCCATCATCGAGCGCGGCGCAGAGCTGGGAATCGAGGAGTTTGTGATTGGAATGTCGCACCGCGGCCGGTTAAACGTGCTGGCCAATATCGTTGAAAAACCTTACAAGAATATCTTCAAGGAATTTTACGGGACCGAATTCGAAGAAGGAATTGCCCTTGGTGATGTGAAATATCACCTGGGTTACGAAAACGAAGTTACCACTGACCAGGGGCATAAAGTGAAGTTAAATCTTCTTCCCAACCCATCGCATCTGGAAGCGGTGGCACCATTGGTCGAAGGCGTTGCCAGAGCTAAGCTGGATCATGAATATGGTAAAGACTTCAAAAAACTGGCTCCGATTGTCATCCACGGTGATGCCGCGATTGCCGGTCAGGGAGTCGTTTACGAAACGGTACAGATGTCACAGCTTAAAGGCTACAAGACCGGAGGTACCATTCACATGGTACTCAACAACCAGGTTGGTTTTACTACCAACTACCTCGATGCCCGTTCAAGCACATACAGCACCGACGTAGCCAAGGTTACCCGTTCTCCGGTATTCCATGTTAACGGCGATGATGTGGAAGCCCTCATCTTTACCATTAAGCTCGCCATGGAGTTCCGGCAGCAATTTGAATCCGATATTTTCATCGATATACTTTCCTACCGGAAGTACGGACACAACGAAGGTGACGAACCACGTTTTACACAGCCTACACTGTACAAAGCCATTGCCAGTCATCCCAATCCACGTGATCTCTACGCTGAAAAACTGATACAGAAAGGTATCATGACCAAAGAAGAGATCAAGAAGGAAATTGATGATTTCAACCAGGCGCTGGAGGTAAAGTACGAAGAGAGTCAGCACATACAAAAACTTCGTATCGAGCGATTCCTGCTCGATGAATACAAGAATTACCGTTTACCGGAACCGTCCGAATCGGATCACGATACCGACACCGGTTACGATATTGACCAACTGAAGGCGGTTGCCGAAAAGATGAATACCCTTCCGGACGACAAGAGCTTTTTCAGAAAAATTATCAAACTTCTCAACGACCGGAAGAAAGCAGCATCCGAAAACCGGCTCGACTGGGCCATGGGTGAATTGCTCGCCTACGCAGCATTGTTGTTGGAAGGTCATCCCGTTCGCATGGGCGGACAAGACAGCGAACGCGGTACATTTGCCCATCGGCACGCAGCTCTGGTGATGGAAGCAACCGACGAAAAATACTTCCCACTCAAACACATTGGTGAAAATCAGGCTCCATTCCATATTTACAATTCCCCGCTAAACGAATATGCAGCGATGGGATTCGAATATGGCTATGCTCTCGCCTGTCCAAAAGGATTAACCATTTGGGAAGCGCAATTTGGTGATTTCAGCAACGTAGCACAAGTAATCATCGACCAATACATCAGCTCTGCCGGTGAAAAATGGGGAATGATGAATGGTTTGGTACTCATGTTACCACACGGTTACGAAGGTCAGGGCCCGGAACACTCCAGCGGTCGTATTGAGCGTATGCTAGCGCAGGCTGCCGGTAATAACATGCAGGTGATGGTCCCAACCACTCCTGCCAGTTTATTCCATATGTTACGACGCCATGTCAAGTGGGATTTCCGTATACCAATGGTAATTTTCACGCCGAAAAGCCTGTTACGTCATCCCAAAGTCATATCTTCTTTCGAAGATTTGGCAAACGGAAGATTCCAGCCGCTTATCCCGGATGATACGGTTAAACCCGGAAAAGCTTCCAAGCTGGTATTTACTTCCGGAAAGATTTATTACGAGTTGCTGGAACGACGGGAAGAACTGAAGAAAAATGATGTGGCGATTATCCGCATCGAACAACTGTACCCGTTTCCGGCCGAAGCCGTCAGGAGTATCATCTATGAAAATAAAAATGCCAAAGGCAAACTTTGGGTTCAGGATGAACCTGAAAACATGGGAGCCTGGCCATACATTGCCCGCAAATATCCGGGCCTGAATCTTGACGTGATTTCCCGGCCCGAGAGTGCCAGTCCGGCCGGCGGATTGATGGAACAACATAAACGACGCCTCGAACGAATCCTGGAAGCCGTTTTTAAATAA
- a CDS encoding TonB-dependent receptor: protein MRITSIIWGIVIMCMLVPELRAQNQDNDIVFSGDYNGLTFEQFVSKVESQQEVHFYYRKDWVQNIQLEHASGSDLSMREVLHRAFLGTDLRFYIDAYRDIYVMKGRDMVTALPDKLIEASGGKSQKGGITEVEKRYLEGRKEKKNKTIVFGREHIKKPNERVYLTGRVTNAESGEPLVGATFYVEQLKDGVVSDAQGYYRLVVPPGKYTLQLGSMGMQKQVYNLQIWQNAHYNFQFEKDIIPLKEVVIEANKFHNVRGTQMGFQRLDVKAIKEIPVVMGESDLLEVARMLPGVQSVGEGSSGLNVRGSPADQNLFYINRVPVFNTSHLFGFFSAFNPDIVRDFSFYKSNIPARFGGRLASIFDISTREGNSKKFTARGGISPITGRLSVEGPLVKNKGSFVIGGRSTYSDWILRRLKDPDLKNSNAGFYDIATNFSLEANRNNHIQLFGYYSHDRFTLSTNSHFKYSNKGGSLLWRHLFNERFTGTFSGAFGEYSYANTEEQDPLNAYTKNYSIGHYEMKSDFDYNVAPNHLLRFGLSAIYYDLDRGALNPYGNESLRYYTNLGREYGTEDALYLSDEWKIGANLTVDAGIRYSYYAYLGPNKVRNYYPDAPLDENTVVDTVGYKSGDIIQSYHGPEWRLALNYLVGQNSSVKLSYNRMRQYLFMLSNTVALSPNDQWKLTDSHISPQIGDQFSAGFYRNFPDKHLETSIEAYYKKANHLVEYKNGADLIGNRWVETDVVQGKQDAYGLELMLRKTAGKLNGWISYTYSHARVKVDSKFPEDQINSGKEYPANYDIPHSVNVVTNYRLSRRVSFSGNMVYYTGRPITYPSAIYYIDGKKVLNYSLRNEYRLPDYFRVDLSLNIEGNLVAKKLAHSSWMVGVYNLTGRKNAYSVYFKNVDGNIQGYKQSIFGVPILTLTWNFKLGNYASE from the coding sequence ATGAGAATTACCAGCATTATCTGGGGAATCGTAATAATGTGTATGCTGGTGCCTGAACTCAGGGCGCAAAACCAGGATAACGATATCGTATTTTCCGGAGATTATAACGGATTAACGTTTGAACAATTTGTTTCCAAGGTTGAATCTCAACAAGAGGTTCACTTCTATTATCGCAAAGATTGGGTGCAGAATATCCAACTGGAGCACGCTTCGGGTTCGGACTTGTCGATGAGGGAAGTTTTGCACCGTGCTTTTCTGGGTACGGATCTTCGTTTTTATATCGATGCCTATCGCGACATTTATGTGATGAAAGGTAGGGACATGGTTACAGCTTTACCCGACAAGTTGATAGAAGCTTCTGGCGGTAAAAGCCAAAAAGGAGGCATTACGGAAGTTGAAAAGCGCTACCTGGAGGGGCGCAAGGAGAAAAAGAATAAGACGATTGTTTTTGGGCGGGAACACATTAAAAAGCCAAACGAGCGGGTGTATCTTACCGGACGTGTAACCAACGCTGAAAGTGGAGAACCATTGGTTGGGGCAACTTTTTACGTGGAACAATTGAAAGACGGCGTCGTCAGTGATGCCCAGGGGTATTATCGTCTGGTGGTGCCCCCCGGAAAATATACGCTTCAGTTGGGTAGCATGGGAATGCAGAAACAGGTTTATAACCTGCAGATTTGGCAAAATGCCCATTATAACTTCCAGTTCGAGAAGGACATTATTCCTTTGAAAGAAGTGGTAATTGAAGCCAATAAATTTCACAACGTGCGCGGCACCCAGATGGGATTTCAGCGTTTGGATGTGAAAGCAATCAAGGAAATTCCGGTAGTAATGGGCGAAAGCGATTTGCTGGAGGTTGCTCGTATGTTGCCGGGGGTTCAATCGGTTGGTGAAGGTAGTTCCGGGTTGAATGTGCGTGGAAGTCCTGCCGACCAGAACCTGTTCTACATTAACCGGGTTCCGGTGTTTAATACCTCGCACTTGTTTGGTTTTTTCTCGGCGTTTAACCCGGATATAGTAAGGGATTTTTCTTTCTACAAAAGTAATATCCCGGCCCGTTTTGGTGGTCGTCTGGCTTCCATTTTCGATATTTCGACCCGCGAAGGCAACAGTAAGAAATTTACTGCACGTGGCGGAATCAGCCCGATTACCGGAAGGCTTTCGGTGGAGGGGCCGCTGGTTAAAAACAAAGGTTCATTTGTCATCGGTGGGCGTTCGACCTATTCCGACTGGATTTTAAGACGGCTGAAAGACCCTGATTTGAAAAACAGCAATGCCGGTTTTTACGATATTGCGACCAACTTCAGCCTTGAGGCAAACCGGAACAACCATATCCAACTCTTCGGTTACTATAGTCACGATAGGTTTACGCTTTCTACCAACAGTCACTTCAAGTACAGCAATAAAGGAGGCTCACTACTTTGGAGACACCTTTTCAACGAACGTTTTACGGGCACATTCAGTGGTGCTTTCGGAGAATATTCCTATGCTAATACTGAGGAGCAAGATCCGTTGAATGCTTATACGAAGAACTATTCGATAGGGCATTATGAGATGAAGAGCGACTTTGATTACAATGTGGCTCCGAACCATTTGCTACGTTTTGGTCTTTCTGCTATTTATTACGATCTCGACAGGGGGGCGTTGAATCCTTATGGAAATGAATCGCTGCGTTATTATACCAACCTTGGAAGGGAATATGGAACAGAGGATGCTCTTTACCTAAGTGATGAATGGAAAATTGGAGCGAACCTGACTGTGGATGCCGGAATCCGATACAGCTATTACGCTTATCTAGGGCCCAATAAAGTTCGTAACTATTATCCCGATGCTCCTTTGGATGAGAACACGGTTGTCGACACAGTAGGTTACAAATCAGGTGATATTATTCAATCGTATCATGGCCCCGAATGGCGACTGGCGTTGAATTATTTGGTGGGACAAAACAGCTCAGTGAAGCTGTCCTACAACCGGATGCGTCAGTATCTTTTCATGCTGAGCAACACGGTTGCGTTATCTCCGAACGATCAGTGGAAGCTGACTGATTCGCACATTAGTCCTCAGATCGGAGATCAGTTTAGTGCCGGTTTTTACCGGAACTTTCCCGATAAGCATTTGGAAACCTCTATCGAAGCTTATTACAAGAAGGCGAATCATTTGGTTGAATATAAAAACGGTGCTGATTTAATTGGAAACCGCTGGGTTGAAACCGACGTGGTTCAGGGAAAACAGGATGCTTACGGATTGGAGTTGATGCTGCGTAAAACAGCCGGAAAACTGAATGGCTGGATCAGCTATACCTATTCGCATGCCCGGGTAAAAGTAGATAGTAAGTTCCCTGAAGATCAGATTAATTCAGGAAAAGAATATCCGGCTAATTACGATATTCCTCACTCGGTGAATGTGGTTACCAATTACCGCTTGAGCCGCCGCGTGAGTTTCTCCGGCAACATGGTGTATTACACCGGTCGTCCAATAACCTACCCGAGTGCTATTTATTACATCGACGGAAAAAAAGTGTTGAACTACTCTCTCAGGAACGAATATAGGTTACCCGATTATTTCCGTGTTGACCTCTCGTTGAATATTGAAGGAAACCTGGTCGCTAAAAAACTGGCTCACAGTTCCTGGATGGTCGGTGTATATAATCTTACGGGAAGAAAAAATGCTTACTCAGTGTACTTTAAAAATGTGGATGGCAACATTCAGGGATACAAACAATCTATTTTCGGTGTGCCGATTCTGACACTTACCTGGAACTTTAAATTGGGTAACTATGCGAGTGAATAA
- a CDS encoding DUF4249 domain-containing protein, whose amino-acid sequence MVVKKRYVMLIAVAIVGVIVQRCVEPFNPPVTNYTDLLVISGTLTDEPGDQTITVSRTTPYTDSTYVPENGCSVTVVDDKGNIIRYTGKGGGKYVANITNSDLGYGTSYMLRVIDNKGDVYESDYQTLQPAPPIDSLTASYQPKSTAENPDGLKGYQFYVNTSDPSGKTQYYRWSMQETWEYHSPYTVAAMWDGTLHLNYHFENNRSTCWMTKEVPGIYAATTRDLAEDVLKNYKLNYVSTQSDRLMWRYSLLVREYSLSAEAYEFWNGLEKQTQQTGGLFESQPYMIRGNITCVSNPGKIVLGFFAASGVSKKRIFVGPAPDPARQISCSSDTIKSIRDDLMPYPPSSYPVYMYNFILPSGAIIKVASDQQCFDCLKRGGTNVRPSYWQ is encoded by the coding sequence ATGGTGGTAAAAAAAAGATATGTGATGTTGATTGCTGTGGCTATAGTTGGGGTGATTGTGCAGCGTTGTGTGGAGCCATTTAATCCACCGGTAACCAATTACACTGATTTATTGGTTATCAGTGGGACGTTGACGGATGAGCCGGGTGACCAAACGATTACTGTTTCCAGGACGACTCCCTACACCGACTCTACCTACGTTCCCGAGAATGGATGTTCGGTGACTGTTGTCGATGATAAGGGCAACATAATTCGTTACACAGGGAAAGGAGGAGGCAAATATGTTGCCAATATAACCAATAGTGATTTGGGATATGGAACCAGCTATATGTTGCGGGTGATCGATAACAAGGGCGATGTATATGAGTCCGATTACCAGACACTGCAACCAGCTCCTCCTATTGATAGTTTGACAGCCAGTTATCAGCCGAAAAGTACTGCGGAAAATCCGGACGGCTTAAAAGGGTATCAATTTTATGTGAATACCAGTGATCCCAGTGGCAAAACTCAATATTATCGCTGGAGTATGCAGGAAACCTGGGAGTATCATTCTCCCTATACCGTCGCAGCCATGTGGGATGGTACATTACATTTGAATTATCATTTTGAGAACAACCGGTCCACTTGTTGGATGACAAAGGAAGTACCGGGAATATACGCTGCTACGACACGCGATTTGGCTGAAGATGTATTGAAAAATTATAAGCTGAACTATGTGTCAACGCAATCGGATCGGTTGATGTGGAGATATAGTCTGCTGGTCAGAGAATACTCTCTATCCGCAGAGGCTTATGAGTTTTGGAATGGATTGGAAAAACAAACGCAGCAAACAGGTGGGCTGTTTGAAAGTCAACCATATATGATTCGGGGAAATATAACCTGCGTGTCCAATCCGGGTAAAATAGTGCTCGGGTTTTTTGCTGCCAGTGGCGTTAGCAAGAAGCGAATTTTTGTTGGTCCTGCACCTGATCCGGCGAGACAGATTTCTTGTAGTTCCGATACCATTAAATCAATCAGGGATGATCTGATGCCATACCCACCTTCTTCTTATCCAGTATATATGTATAACTTTATTCTTCCGTCGGGAGCAATCATTAAAGTGGCTTCGGATCAACAGTGTTTTGATTGTTTGAAGCGCGGGGGCACCAATGTCAGACCTTCTTATTGGCAATAA
- a CDS encoding DUF4249 domain-containing protein produces the protein MMQSGKKYLIGALVIFMMMGGLHYCVEPFNPSVEKYTDLIVIDGTLTDEPGIQRVMVSRTSSLNDSAFIPEIGCTVTILDDAGNIYDLSDAGNGNYIAELNKEQLQTGTSYMLRVIDNRGDVFESDFQKLTQPPTIDSVTARYEPKYSAEFPDGLNGCQFYVNTSDHSGKTRYYRWSMQETWEYHSIYKVGAMWDGVLHDNYFFKDNRTTCWMTKEVPGIFTATTRDMEGDVLRNFKLNYVSTLSDRLKFRYSLLVREYSLSAEAYEFWNGLEKQTQQTGGLYETQPYMITGNITCISNPDRIALGFFSASGVSKKRVFVGSSAYPVTDIVCSSDTIKGTGDLMLYPQTAYPIYMYYFILPSGGVVRIASNQRCFDCLVRGGTNVKPDFWRD, from the coding sequence ATGATGCAATCCGGAAAGAAATACCTGATAGGAGCGCTTGTCATCTTTATGATGATGGGAGGATTGCATTATTGTGTCGAACCATTTAATCCGTCTGTAGAAAAGTATACCGATCTGATTGTTATCGATGGTACACTAACGGATGAACCCGGGATTCAGAGGGTGATGGTATCCCGAACATCGAGTCTTAATGATTCGGCATTTATACCTGAAATCGGTTGTACTGTAACCATTTTGGATGATGCAGGAAATATTTATGATTTGAGCGACGCTGGAAATGGAAACTATATAGCTGAGCTTAATAAGGAACAGTTACAAACTGGAACGTCCTATATGTTGAGGGTAATCGATAATCGTGGTGATGTATTTGAATCAGATTTCCAAAAATTAACGCAACCTCCAACAATTGATAGTGTGACAGCTCGATATGAGCCTAAATATTCGGCTGAATTTCCTGATGGATTGAATGGGTGCCAGTTTTATGTGAATACAAGCGATCACAGTGGCAAAACAAGATATTATCGATGGAGTATGCAAGAAACCTGGGAGTACCATTCGATATACAAAGTTGGAGCCATGTGGGACGGTGTCTTACACGATAATTACTTTTTCAAGGATAATAGAACAACTTGCTGGATGACGAAAGAAGTCCCCGGTATTTTCACTGCCACCACTCGCGACATGGAGGGAGATGTGTTGAGGAATTTTAAGTTGAACTATGTTTCCACGCTGAGCGATCGACTAAAATTCCGTTATAGTCTTTTAGTAAGGGAATATTCGCTTTCGGCTGAAGCTTATGAGTTTTGGAATGGGCTTGAAAAACAGACGCAACAGACGGGGGGATTATACGAAACGCAACCGTACATGATTACCGGAAATATTACTTGTATTTCAAATCCGGATAGGATTGCACTTGGATTTTTTTCCGCGAGTGGAGTCAGTAAAAAACGAGTTTTTGTCGGTTCTTCTGCCTATCCGGTAACAGATATTGTATGTTCTTCTGATACGATAAAAGGAACGGGTGATTTGATGCTTTATCCGCAAACAGCTTACCCTATTTATATGTATTACTTTATTTTACCTTCCGGTGGAGTAGTGAGAATAGCTTCCAATCAGCGTTGCTTCGATTGTTTGGTTCGTGGAGGCACAAACGTGAAACCGGATTTTTGGCGAGATTAA
- a CDS encoding DUF4249 domain-containing protein: MRVNKVYVLLLAVLVGGALFQRCVEPFTPEIKKYSDLLVVDGTLTDEVGTQVISVSRSFNYNDAEFIAENGCTVTVQDDEGNIYSYAGKGNGKYEAEFYQGDLQYGRAYMLRVIANDGEVFESDYQKLKPAPKIDSVTARYETKITIENYDGLKGYQFYVNASDPTNNTRYYRWSMEETWEYHAPYEVTFMWDGALHFFSFPNDRSKCWKTLEVPGIFTGTTRDMSGDILKNVKLSFVSTESERLKWRYSVLVTEYSLSAEAYDFWSGLEKQTQKTGSFYETQPYMIRGNINCVSNPNQVALGFFSVSGVSKKRIFVGPAPDPVVEMVCNLDEITPRNPIESYPASSFPVYLQGTLLPNGQYHMAAGERRCFDCLERGGTNVKPDFWKY; the protein is encoded by the coding sequence ATGCGAGTGAATAAGGTATACGTATTGTTACTGGCAGTATTGGTTGGAGGGGCTTTGTTTCAGCGATGTGTGGAGCCTTTTACCCCTGAAATAAAAAAATACTCCGACTTGTTAGTCGTCGATGGTACATTGACTGATGAGGTGGGAACACAGGTAATTTCTGTTTCGCGTAGTTTTAACTATAATGATGCTGAGTTTATCGCAGAGAATGGATGTACTGTCACGGTTCAGGATGACGAGGGAAACATCTATTCTTATGCCGGGAAAGGTAATGGTAAATATGAAGCTGAGTTTTACCAAGGCGATCTGCAATATGGAAGAGCTTATATGTTGCGAGTAATCGCGAATGATGGAGAAGTTTTTGAATCGGATTACCAGAAGCTGAAACCGGCACCCAAAATTGATAGTGTAACCGCCCGATACGAGACAAAGATTACCATTGAGAATTATGACGGCCTGAAAGGATACCAGTTCTATGTGAATGCTAGTGACCCGACCAACAATACACGCTATTATCGCTGGAGTATGGAAGAAACCTGGGAATATCATGCGCCATATGAAGTTACGTTTATGTGGGATGGAGCTTTGCATTTCTTTTCTTTTCCTAACGACAGAAGCAAATGTTGGAAAACGCTGGAAGTTCCAGGCATTTTTACCGGGACAACTCGTGATATGTCTGGGGATATATTAAAGAATGTCAAGTTAAGTTTTGTTTCCACTGAAAGTGAACGATTAAAGTGGCGATATAGTGTATTGGTCACGGAGTATTCCCTTTCGGCGGAAGCATACGATTTTTGGAGTGGTTTGGAAAAACAAACTCAAAAGACCGGTAGTTTTTATGAAACGCAACCATACATGATTCGGGGAAATATTAACTGTGTTTCTAATCCAAACCAAGTTGCATTGGGTTTTTTTTCTGTAAGTGGAGTCAGTAAGAAAAGGATTTTTGTGGGACCAGCCCCTGATCCAGTTGTTGAAATGGTTTGCAATTTGGATGAAATAACCCCAAGAAATCCGATCGAAAGTTATCCCGCTTCCTCTTTTCCTGTTTATCTTCAAGGTACTCTTTTGCCGAATGGTCAGTATCACATGGCAGCAGGCGAAAGACGCTGTTTCGATTGTCTCGAAAGAGGAGGGACGAATGTGAAACCTGATTTTTGGAAGTATTAG
- the odhB gene encoding 2-oxoglutarate dehydrogenase complex dihydrolipoyllysine-residue succinyltransferase, with amino-acid sequence MIIEIKVPSPGESITEVEIGSWLVSDGDIVEKDQEIAEIESDKATLSLIASEAGAVNIKAEEGDSIEVGAVACTIDTDKAGEAPAKPKEEPKAEEKKEAPVKEKKPEAETKKPEPPKTEKKSETPKSSGDDVSHVKTTPAAKAVMEAEGLSVEEVLEGLRRLSRKDVETAADALKNHPAMQKPEASREEDRQTMSSLRKKLSQRLVSVKNETAMLTTFNELDMTNVMQLRKTYQERFVEKHGFKLGFMSFFTKAVSEALKQHPGVNSMIEGDEIVTPRYHDVGIAVMTPKGLMVPIVRNVETKSIPEIELEIKELAAKARNRKLTIEEMTGGTFTITNGGVFGSLMSTPIINPPQSGILGMHAIKERPIAVNGKVEIRSMMYTALSYDHRVIDGKDSVGFLVHLKEFIENPEKLLFGGSSPEELLLDL; translated from the coding sequence ATGATCATCGAAATAAAAGTACCGAGTCCGGGTGAATCCATCACCGAAGTGGAAATAGGAAGTTGGCTTGTTTCTGACGGTGATATAGTTGAGAAGGACCAGGAAATAGCAGAGATTGAATCAGATAAAGCCACCCTATCTCTCATTGCAAGCGAAGCGGGAGCAGTGAATATTAAAGCAGAGGAGGGCGATTCCATCGAAGTCGGCGCCGTTGCTTGTACCATCGATACGGACAAAGCGGGAGAAGCTCCGGCTAAGCCAAAAGAAGAACCTAAGGCTGAGGAGAAGAAAGAAGCTCCTGTAAAGGAAAAGAAACCCGAAGCAGAAACGAAGAAACCGGAACCACCCAAAACTGAGAAAAAGTCTGAAACGCCGAAGTCTTCCGGAGACGATGTATCTCATGTGAAAACGACTCCAGCAGCCAAAGCCGTTATGGAAGCCGAAGGTTTATCCGTCGAAGAAGTACTCGAAGGTTTGCGTCGTCTTTCCCGTAAGGATGTGGAAACCGCCGCCGATGCCTTAAAAAACCATCCGGCAATGCAAAAGCCCGAAGCGAGTCGCGAAGAGGACCGGCAAACAATGAGCTCACTGCGTAAAAAGCTCAGTCAGCGTCTCGTTTCCGTTAAAAACGAAACGGCCATGTTGACCACGTTCAACGAGCTGGACATGACTAACGTGATGCAGTTGCGCAAGACTTACCAGGAAAGATTTGTTGAAAAGCACGGCTTCAAGCTGGGATTCATGTCCTTCTTCACCAAAGCGGTCAGCGAAGCGCTGAAGCAGCATCCGGGTGTTAATTCCATGATTGAAGGAGACGAAATTGTCACGCCCCGTTACCACGACGTAGGTATTGCTGTGATGACGCCCAAAGGGTTAATGGTTCCGATTGTCCGCAATGTGGAAACCAAGTCGATTCCGGAAATTGAGCTGGAGATAAAAGAGCTGGCTGCCAAAGCCCGTAACCGGAAACTGACCATCGAAGAAATGACCGGTGGAACGTTTACCATTACCAATGGTGGTGTATTTGGTTCGCTCATGTCTACGCCCATTATCAATCCGCCGCAAAGCGGAATACTGGGAATGCATGCCATTAAAGAGCGGCCTATTGCTGTAAACGGCAAGGTGGAAATCCGTTCAATGATGTACACCGCCCTTTCGTATGACCACCGTGTTATCGATGGAAAAGACTCCGTGGGCTTCCTTGTTCACCTGAAGGAATTCATCGAGAATCCGGAGAAATTGCTCTTCGGCGGAAGCTCGCCCGAAGAATTACTGCTGGACTTGTAA